The segment ACAGCGCGCTCTTGCCGGCATTGGGGTTGCCAACCAGCGCGACCAATGGTGTGGTGTTCATGCGTGCCTGGCCAGCGGAGTCACATGAATGGCAGCAGCGACATGGCGGCGCAGCGCCACGGTCATGCGGCCGATGCGGCAGGCGAGGGGGCCGCCGAACAGGCCGGAGCGGTGGAGCAGTTCGACCTCCACACCCTCGTCCAGGCCCAGTTCGCGCAGGCGGCGCGCCTCGGGTTCGGCGAGCCGATCCCATTCGACGCCGGCTACGGTGCCGGGGGCATGGCGATGCAGCTGGGCGAGGCGTACGGGCACGGGGATCGCAGCGGGGGCGTTCATGCTGCGAGTGATTATCAATTACGCAGACGTTTGGCTAGGCCTTGAACGAACGCAGGAAAGGTCCGACATCGGGGGCGGGGCGCAGCGCACGGTATCCCGCCGCCACGCCCCGGACCTCATTGATAGCCGCCTTCTTCCTCGCGCTCCTCGGCGGCATGCTTCTGCGCCTCTTCCATCGCTTCGGCTTCGTCGTCCTGCGGCTTCTGCTGTTCGGGATCGTGAATCATGCTGGGCCTCCTGAGGGTTGCCGGGATTCAACGAAGCGCTGCCGCAAAGGGTTCGCCGTTCAGCCCAGCTGGCGAATGAACGCCTGGGCACCCGCCGGCGCACGTACCTTGCCGCCATGAATGAAGAAGACGAAGGTCTCGCGGGGCCGCACCGGCGCGGGCTCGGGGGCGAAGGTGGGCACCCCCTCGGGCTGGCCGCCCGCCGCCCAAGTCTTCGCCGCCGCCACCCAGCGCGGAAGATCGGCCTCGGGGTAACACAGCGGATTGTCGTCCTCGCCCGCCTCCAGTCGCGCATAGACGAAGTCGCTGCTCACGTCGGCGATCGCCGGATATTGCGGCGAATCGGCAAAGACGATTCCCACCCCCGCCGCCCGGCACAATTCGACGAATTCGGGCGTATGGAAGCTGTCGTGCCGCACGTGCACGGCATGCCGCAGCTTCACGCCGTCCTGTTCGGCAGGGAGCAGTTTGAGGAAGGCGCCGAAATCCACAGCATCGAACTTCTTGGTCGCCATGAACTGCCAGAAGATCGGGCCGAGCTTGTCGCCCAGCTCCGTCAGCCCCTGGCCGCAGAAGCGGGCGATCGACTCGCCCGCCTCCGCCAGCACCTTGCGGTTGGTGACGAAGCGCGATCCCTTCACCGTGTAGACGAAGCCCTCGGGCGCCGCCGCGGCCCAGCCGGCGAAGCTCGCGGGCTTGAAGGTGGAATAATAGGTGCCGTTGATCTCGATCGCGGTGAGCGCGGCGGCGGCATATTCCAGCTCGCGCTTCTGCGGCAGCTTGTCCGGATAGAAGGTGCCGCGCCAGGGCTCGAAGGTCCAGCCGCCGATGCCGACGCGGATGGGGGCAGGGGTGGCGGACATCGGCTTCTCCTAAGACCATGGCACGACTCGCCATTTGCTTCGGTCTTAGTATCGTGGCGCACCATGTTGCGAAACCACGCACCCACTGACCAGCGCCTCGCCGACCAGGCCTATTCGCGCATCGTCGAGATCATCCTGGGCGGGCTGAGCGTCGGCGACCGCCTGCCCTCCGAATCGCGGCTGGCGGAAAGCTTCGGCATGTCACGTACTGTCGTCCGCGAAGCGTTGGTTCGACTGGCAGCCGACGGCATCACCGAGTCGCGGCGCGGGGCGGGCTCCTATGTGATGCGCCGCCCCTCGCTGCGGCTGGGCGCACATATGGCGTTCGACGCGCTTTCGGCGACGCTTGGCACCTATGAAGTGCGATTCGCGCTCGAATCTGAGGCGGCGCGGCTGGCGGCGCGCCGGCGCTCGCCCGAGCAATTGGCGGAAATCGAATCGGCGATGGCCGATCTGCGCAAGGCGTTACTCTCCAGCGATCCCGCGCATGACGAGGATTGGCGGCTTCACCGCGCGATCTTCCGGGCAACCTCGAATCCCGCCTTCGAAAAGGCGTTCGAGCATCTCCACGAGGAAACGATGCGAATCATGCGCGCCGGCGTCGACATCGCCCGGCTGCGCGAAGCCGAGCCGATCGCGGCGATGGTGCGCGAGCATGCGACGATCGTCGAGGCGATCCGCGCGCAGGATGCGGACGGCGCGGCGCTGGCGATGCGCTGGCATTTGTCGGAAGGGAGGAAACGGCTAATGCCGTGACATCGACAGTGCAGTCGCTGGTTGGCGACTGGAGCGGGCGAAGGGATTCGAACCCTCGACCCCAACCTTGGCAAGGTTGTGCTCTACCCCTGAGCTACGCCCGCTCTGGCGTCGTGGCCGGGAGCGTTTGGAAGCGCTCTCGGCGGGTGAGGCGGGCCAACTAACAGCGGGTTTCAAAGGGCGCAACCCCCAATTTGCACTTTTTGGAAAAGGCTTGGCGGTTGGGCCCCGAACGCCCAAATAGGGGCCGACCCGCCCGCGTGCCCATCAGAGGCACCGGCACCCGCAGATCGCTGAAGGAGCGCATTTTGGCCACGCTTGGTATGAGCCCCGCCGACAAACAGGCCGTTGACGCCTTTCGCAAGGACGTCGTCGAGCCGTCGATGTCGAAGCTCGTCATCATCGATTTCTGGGCCGAATGGTGCGGGCCGTGCAAGGCGCTGGGCCCGGTGATCGAGAAGGTCACCGACGAATATGCCCCCAAGGGCGTGATGCTGGCCAAGATCGACGTCGACAAGAACAACTTCATCGCCAGCCAATTCCAGGTCCGCTCGATCCCGACGGTCTATGCGATGTTCCAGGGCCAGTTGGTCGCGGACCTCACCAGCGCGCGCACCGAATCGCAGCTGCGCACGATGCTCGACCAGATCCTGCGCCAGCTGCCGGTCGGTGGCGAGGAAGCGGATGCCGAAGCCGAACTCGAGCCGCTTATCGCGATGGGCGAGCAGGTGCTGGCGGACGGCGATGCCGATCGCGCGCTCGCGATCTTTGACCAGATCGCCGAAATGGCACCCGATCACGCCGCGGTTGCCGCCGGTCGCGTCCGCGCGCTGACCGCGCTCGGTCGCCATGACGAGGCGCAATCTGCGCTCGATACGATCCAGGGCGATGCCGCCAAGGCCCCCGAAGTCGAGCGCGCGCGCGCCGCGCTGAGCCTCGCCCGCGAAGCCCAGCCGGTCGGCGACCTCGCCGGCCTCGCCGCACGTGCGGCCGCGAATCCCGAGGACATGGATGCGCGCTACGAGCTCGCCGGCGGCCAGATGGCGGCGGGCGATCGCGAGGGCGCAGCCGAAACGCTGCTCGCCATGGTCCGCGACGACCGCGCGTGGAACGAGGGCGCCGCGCGCCAGCGGCTGCTGAAGCTGTTCGAGGTCGTCGGGCTGGAAGACCCCTGGGTCGCCGCTCAGCGTCGCAAGCTGTCGCAGATCCTGTTCGGATGAAGACGACGCGGCTCTCGGTGTTTCCGCTGGCAGGTGCGCTGCTGTTTCCGCGCATGCACCTGCCGCTTCACATCTTCGAGCCGCGCTACCGCGCGATGGTCTCCGAGGCCCTCGCGCGCGATCGTCGCATCGGCATGGTCCAGCCGCGCGACGACAAGGACCCGCCGACCCTGTTCGACGTGGGCTGTGTCGGCCGGATCGCCGATGTCGAGGCGCTCGATGACGGGCGCTTCAACATCGTGCTCGAGGGGCTGAGCCGCTTCACCATCGTCCGCGAGCTGACGGTGAGCACGCCGTTCCGCCAGGTCGAGGCGGCGCTGGAAGAGGCGGGCGAATCCGAATCGCTGTCGCTGGCCGGCCGCGCCTCGATCGAGATGGAATCGCGCCGCTTCGCCGATGGCTTGGGCTATATGGTCGATTGGGAGGCGGTGACCCGGCTCGACGACGAATCGCTGGTCAACGGCATCGCCCAGATCGCGCCGTTCGATGCCGCATCGAAGCAGGCGCTGCTCGAAGCACCCCGGCTGGAGGATCGCGCCGAGCTGATCGTCCAGCTGATGCAGTTCTTCGGTCGCCACGGCGAGGACAGCGCGACGCTGCAGTGAACTGCCCGTTTTTCGGGCAGATGCGCGTCGCAAAATTCACCAGTTCGTAATATTTGGCGGCACGAAACGCACATCCCCTCTGTGCGTTCCATTTGGCACGCCCCTTGCGAAGTTGCTCCCGGGACAACCGCCAGAGGGGGCGACATGAAGCTCATCATCGCCATCATCAAACCCTTCAAGCTCGACGAGGTGCGCGAGGCGCTCACCACCGTCGGGGTGACGGGCATGACCGTTACCGAAGTGAAGGGGTTCGGCCGCCAGAAGGGCCAGACCGAGATCTATCGCGGCGCCGAGTACAGCACGAACATGGTGCCGAAGATCAAGATCGAGGTCGCCGTGGGCAGCGATCTTGCCGACCGCGCCGTGGAGGCCATCCAGGCGGCGGCGAGCACCGGCGCGATCGGTGACGGCAAGATCTTCGTCCTCGACATGGGCCAGGCCGTGCGCATCCGCACCGGCGAGACCGACGAGACGGCGCTGTGAGCAAGGGGGTAGCAATGAAGCAAGGATGGAAGACCGCCGGGCTCGCGCTCGGCGCGGCCGCGGTCGTCGCGGCGATGCCCGCCTGGGCACAGACCCCGGCACTGATCAAGGCGCCCACCGTCGCGCAGCAGGCGACGATGGTGAACAAGGGCGACACCGCCTGGATGCTGATCTCCTCGGCGCTGGTGCTGATGATGTCGGTGCCGGCGCTGGCGCTGTTCTATGGCGGCCTGGTGCGCACCAAGAACATGCTCTCGGTGCTGATGCAGGTGTTCATGATCGTCTCGGTCGCCTCGCTGGTCTGGGTCAGCTGGGGCTATTCGATCGCCTTCACCAGCGGCGGCGAGAACCACTTCTTCGGCGGTCTCTCCAAGGCGTTCCTGATCGGCGTGAGTGCCAGCACCTATGGCGCGACCTTCTCGAACAACGTCTACATCCCTGAATTTGCGTTCGTCTGCTTCCAGATGACCTTCGCCTGCATCACGCCGGCGCTGATCGTCGGTGCCTTCGCCGAGCGCGTGAAGTTCACCCCGCTGATCATCTTCACCGTGCTGTGGATGACGCTGGCTTATTTCCCGATCGCGCACATGGTCTGGTACTGGGCGGGCCCGGACTTCCTGGTCGACGCACCGACCGATTACGGCTTCCTGTGGGGCAAGGGCGCGCTCGATTTCGCCGGCGGCACCGTCGTCCACATCAATGCGGGCATCGCCGGCCTGGTGGGCTGCCTCATCATCGGCAAGCGCGTGGGCTTCAAGAGCGAGCCGATGCCGCCGCACTCGCTGACCATGACCATGATCGGCGCCTCGCTGCTGTGGGTGGGCTGGTTCGGCTTCAACGCCGGTTCCAACCTGGAATCGAACGGCGTGACCGCGGTCGCCTTCATCAACACCTTCGTCGCCACTGCCGCTGCCGCGGTGAGCTGGGCCGTCATCGAGCAGGTCGTGCACAAGAAGCCGTCGCTGCTGGGTGGTGTGACCGGCGCGGTTGCCGGCCTCGTCGCGATCACCCCGGCCTCGGGCTATGCCGCGCCGATGACCTCGATCGTGCTCGGGCTGGTCGTCTCGCCGATCTGCTTCTTCTTCGTCACCACGGTGAAGAACAAGCTCAAGTATGACGACTCGCTCGACGTGTTCGGCGTCCACTGCGTCGGCGGCATCGTCGGGGCGCTCGGTACCGCGATCGTCGCCAACCCGGCGCTCGGCGGCCAGGGCATCATCGACTACACTAAGTTCCCGGCGGTTGCCGCGCCCAGCTACGACACCGCGGCGCAGCTGATCATCCAGGCCGAAGCGGTGGGGATCACCCTGCTCTGGTCGGGCCTGGTCTCGGCGATCCTGTTCTACGGCCTGAAGCTCACCATCGGCGTCCGTCCTTCGAAGGAAGTGGAAGTCGAAGGGCTCGACATCAACGAGCATGGCGAGCGCGCCTACAACTACTGACACGTTCGGGCGCCGCGGGATCCTCTCCTGCCGCGGCGCCCCACCGAGGTTCCTCCTGCGGACGACTGGGCTGGTGGGCAACCACCAGCCCATTTTTTGCGTGGGGGAGAGCAGGGGCCGCCGCTTGCAGCAGGCGTTCCCCTCCCGCTTGCGGGAGGGGCTAGGGGAGGGGCTATAAGGGTCGCAGGCGATGACGTTGCGGAAGAAACCGACGCGTCAGTCCCTCCCCCGA is part of the Sphingomonas sp. genome and harbors:
- a CDS encoding FeoA family protein — translated: MNAPAAIPVPVRLAQLHRHAPGTVAGVEWDRLAEPEARRLRELGLDEGVEVELLHRSGLFGGPLACRIGRMTVALRRHVAAAIHVTPLARHA
- a CDS encoding DUF72 domain-containing protein, producing MSATPAPIRVGIGGWTFEPWRGTFYPDKLPQKRELEYAAAALTAIEINGTYYSTFKPASFAGWAAAAPEGFVYTVKGSRFVTNRKVLAEAGESIARFCGQGLTELGDKLGPIFWQFMATKKFDAVDFGAFLKLLPAEQDGVKLRHAVHVRHDSFHTPEFVELCRAAGVGIVFADSPQYPAIADVSSDFVYARLEAGEDDNPLCYPEADLPRWVAAAKTWAAGGQPEGVPTFAPEPAPVRPRETFVFFIHGGKVRAPAGAQAFIRQLG
- a CDS encoding FadR/GntR family transcriptional regulator — translated: MLRNHAPTDQRLADQAYSRIVEIILGGLSVGDRLPSESRLAESFGMSRTVVREALVRLAADGITESRRGAGSYVMRRPSLRLGAHMAFDALSATLGTYEVRFALESEAARLAARRRSPEQLAEIESAMADLRKALLSSDPAHDEDWRLHRAIFRATSNPAFEKAFEHLHEETMRIMRAGVDIARLREAEPIAAMVREHATIVEAIRAQDADGAALAMRWHLSEGRKRLMP
- a CDS encoding tetratricopeptide repeat protein, producing MSPADKQAVDAFRKDVVEPSMSKLVIIDFWAEWCGPCKALGPVIEKVTDEYAPKGVMLAKIDVDKNNFIASQFQVRSIPTVYAMFQGQLVADLTSARTESQLRTMLDQILRQLPVGGEEADAEAELEPLIAMGEQVLADGDADRALAIFDQIAEMAPDHAAVAAGRVRALTALGRHDEAQSALDTIQGDAAKAPEVERARAALSLAREAQPVGDLAGLAARAAANPEDMDARYELAGGQMAAGDREGAAETLLAMVRDDRAWNEGAARQRLLKLFEVVGLEDPWVAAQRRKLSQILFG
- a CDS encoding LON peptidase substrate-binding domain-containing protein, with the protein product MKTTRLSVFPLAGALLFPRMHLPLHIFEPRYRAMVSEALARDRRIGMVQPRDDKDPPTLFDVGCVGRIADVEALDDGRFNIVLEGLSRFTIVRELTVSTPFRQVEAALEEAGESESLSLAGRASIEMESRRFADGLGYMVDWEAVTRLDDESLVNGIAQIAPFDAASKQALLEAPRLEDRAELIVQLMQFFGRHGEDSATLQ
- a CDS encoding P-II family nitrogen regulator, with amino-acid sequence MKLIIAIIKPFKLDEVREALTTVGVTGMTVTEVKGFGRQKGQTEIYRGAEYSTNMVPKIKIEVAVGSDLADRAVEAIQAAASTGAIGDGKIFVLDMGQAVRIRTGETDETAL
- a CDS encoding ammonium transporter translates to MKQGWKTAGLALGAAAVVAAMPAWAQTPALIKAPTVAQQATMVNKGDTAWMLISSALVLMMSVPALALFYGGLVRTKNMLSVLMQVFMIVSVASLVWVSWGYSIAFTSGGENHFFGGLSKAFLIGVSASTYGATFSNNVYIPEFAFVCFQMTFACITPALIVGAFAERVKFTPLIIFTVLWMTLAYFPIAHMVWYWAGPDFLVDAPTDYGFLWGKGALDFAGGTVVHINAGIAGLVGCLIIGKRVGFKSEPMPPHSLTMTMIGASLLWVGWFGFNAGSNLESNGVTAVAFINTFVATAAAAVSWAVIEQVVHKKPSLLGGVTGAVAGLVAITPASGYAAPMTSIVLGLVVSPICFFFVTTVKNKLKYDDSLDVFGVHCVGGIVGALGTAIVANPALGGQGIIDYTKFPAVAAPSYDTAAQLIIQAEAVGITLLWSGLVSAILFYGLKLTIGVRPSKEVEVEGLDINEHGERAYNY